One region of Brachyspira hampsonii genomic DNA includes:
- a CDS encoding motility associated factor glycosyltransferase family protein, with protein sequence MNISVKLHNLLKEEKSELDASYKIEKNKDNIIIISKNGRALHSKYNINNECKRALENINKNKNLLIIYGYGLGYTLKYLIENIDNYFNKEIIKTLKIIVVIEDVAVFKYSYYNIYNTDNKNIFFVYKDDSIDYINKIIDYKSINGINLVLLPSLTKEEKDNANIFYTQILNIMEKEISNIFTNMYFENIWTKNIIFNSEYIKKSSDIIHFKDAFKGLKALLICPGPTLKHSIDIIKKERENFFIICVDTSYSVLCKHGIIPDFVITVDGGFFNSLDFVYENREFPYLVMDIAANKIIPRNINADIIRFTSSENLGIIKYIQDFTKLSYLTTSSTVATTMIDFAHYIGLDEVLLIGFDNSYPFYERHIKHALSYEYMVNKTNKLKTYESYYFNTIRNNTNIDNYPPTEFVFESQMEYFNEFKDKYSNMKIKRITKEAVKMDSIEEGSIENFSIDNIRSKALNIANSIYKKDNDTDIKKAYIELKSTLEEFRNILSNIYNNINNNLNNIDNLYYETINLVKEYQKKASILQTILSATILMCERGERETREKLIFLIAESLRNVNYFFTRISLIIEKL encoded by the coding sequence ATGAATATATCAGTAAAACTGCATAATTTATTAAAAGAAGAAAAAAGCGAACTTGACGCTTCATACAAAATAGAAAAAAATAAAGATAATATCATAATAATTTCTAAAAATGGAAGAGCTTTACATAGTAAATATAATATTAATAATGAATGCAAAAGAGCTTTAGAAAATATAAATAAAAATAAAAATCTTCTCATAATATATGGATATGGATTAGGATATACTTTAAAATATTTGATTGAAAATATTGATAATTATTTTAATAAAGAAATCATAAAAACTCTTAAAATAATAGTTGTTATAGAAGATGTGGCAGTTTTTAAATATTCTTATTATAATATATACAATACGGATAATAAGAATATATTTTTTGTATATAAAGATGACAGTATTGATTATATAAATAAAATCATTGATTATAAAAGCATAAATGGTATTAATTTGGTTCTTCTTCCATCGCTTACAAAAGAAGAAAAGGATAATGCTAATATATTTTATACTCAGATATTAAATATAATGGAAAAAGAAATATCAAATATATTTACTAATATGTATTTTGAGAATATATGGACTAAGAATATAATATTTAATAGTGAGTATATAAAAAAATCATCAGATATAATTCATTTTAAAGATGCATTTAAAGGCTTAAAGGCATTGCTTATATGTCCCGGTCCTACATTGAAGCATAGTATAGATATAATAAAAAAAGAAAGAGAAAATTTCTTTATTATATGCGTTGATACTAGTTACAGTGTGTTATGTAAACATGGTATAATTCCTGATTTTGTAATTACTGTAGACGGAGGTTTTTTTAATTCTTTAGATTTTGTGTATGAAAACAGGGAGTTTCCTTATTTAGTTATGGATATAGCGGCAAATAAAATAATACCTAGAAATATAAATGCTGATATTATAAGATTCACTTCTTCTGAAAATTTAGGAATAATAAAATATATACAAGATTTCACCAAATTATCATACCTTACTACTTCAAGCACCGTGGCAACAACTATGATAGATTTTGCTCATTATATTGGTTTAGATGAAGTATTATTAATAGGTTTTGACAATAGCTATCCTTTTTATGAGAGGCATATTAAACATGCTCTTTCTTATGAATATATGGTGAATAAAACTAATAAATTAAAAACTTATGAATCATATTATTTTAATACTATAAGAAATAATACGAATATAGATAATTATCCGCCTACAGAATTTGTATTTGAAAGTCAGATGGAATATTTTAATGAATTCAAAGATAAATATTCAAATATGAAAATAAAGAGAATCACTAAAGAAGCTGTGAAAATGGATTCTATAGAAGAGGGCAGCATAGAAAATTTTTCTATTGATAATATAAGAAGTAAAGCATTAAATATAGCTAATAGCATATATAAAAAAGATAATGATACTGATATAAAAAAAGCGTATATAGAATTAAAAAGTACATTAGAAGAATTTAGAAATATTTTGTCAAATATATATAACAATATAAATAATAATTTAAATAATATAGATAATTTATATTATGAAACGATTAATCTTGTAAAAGAATATCAAAAAAAAGCAAGCATACTGCAAACTATTTTATCAGCAACTATACTTATGTGCGAAAGGGGAGAAAGAGAGACGAGAGAAAAATTAATATTTCTTATTGCTGAAAGTTTGAGAAATGTGAATTACTTTTTTACTAGAATATCTTTAATTATAGAAAAATTATAA
- a CDS encoding glutathione peroxidase yields the protein MSIYDYTVKDAEGKDVKLKKYEGKVLLIVNTATKCGFTKQYPALQDLYKKYKKEGFEILDFPCNQFGGQAKEPIEEIAEFRKEKFGITFKLFDKVKVNSKNADPLFVYLKAEKPTEEGVEKIRWNFGKFLIDRQGNIVGRYDPRVKPEELDEIVGELLKK from the coding sequence ATGAGTATATATGATTACACTGTAAAAGATGCTGAAGGCAAGGATGTTAAATTAAAAAAATATGAAGGCAAAGTTTTATTAATAGTAAATACTGCCACAAAATGCGGATTTACAAAGCAGTATCCGGCATTGCAAGATTTATATAAAAAATATAAAAAAGAAGGTTTTGAAATATTGGATTTCCCTTGCAATCAATTCGGAGGTCAGGCTAAAGAACCTATTGAAGAGATTGCCGAGTTTAGGAAAGAAAAATTCGGTATTACTTTCAAACTATTTGATAAAGTAAAAGTTAATAGTAAAAATGCGGATCCTTTATTTGTTTATTTGAAAGCAGAAAAACCTACAGAAGAAGGCGTTGAAAAAATAAGATGGAACTTCGGTAAGTTCTTAATAGACAGACAAGGAAATATAGTAGGACGATATGATCCTAGAGTAAAACCTGAAGAGCTTGATGAGATAGTAGGAGAACTTCTTAAAAAATAA
- the tpx gene encoding thiol peroxidase codes for MTVTFQGATQTLEGAQLTVGAKALDFTVVKTDLSPWSLKDAGDTVKIISSVPSLDTPVCDVQTKRFNKEAASLKGVTVVTVSVDLPFAQARWCAAANASSHIVASDYNQKDFGRKFGTLLKELQLLTRAVFVLDKDNTVKYVQYVPEITNEPDYDAALNAAKALL; via the coding sequence ATGACAGTTACATTTCAAGGTGCAACACAAACTTTAGAAGGTGCTCAATTAACAGTTGGAGCTAAAGCTTTAGATTTTACAGTAGTAAAAACAGATTTAAGTCCATGGTCTTTAAAAGATGCAGGTGATACAGTAAAAATCATATCTTCTGTACCATCTTTAGATACACCTGTATGCGATGTACAAACTAAAAGATTCAACAAAGAAGCTGCTTCTTTAAAAGGAGTAACAGTAGTAACAGTATCTGTTGACTTACCATTCGCTCAAGCTAGATGGTGTGCTGCTGCTAATGCTTCTTCTCATATCGTAGCTTCTGACTACAATCAAAAAGATTTCGGAAGAAAATTCGGTACTTTATTAAAAGAATTACAACTTTTAACTCGTGCTGTATTTGTACTTGATAAAGACAATACTGTTAAATATGTACAATATGTTCCAGAAATCACTAATGAACCAGATTATGATGCTGCTTTAAATGCTGCTAAAGCTCTTTTATAA
- the gyrA gene encoding DNA gyrase subunit A, whose amino-acid sequence MAVKKNKEDNSEERQYSTLTKDILKRVDHISIENELRESYLTYAMSVIVSRALPDVRDGLKPVHRRILYAMYDANLTHDKPYKKSAATVGEVLARYHPHGDAAVYGTMVRMAQDFSMRYLLVDGQGNFGSIDDDPPAAMRYTEARMTRFAEEMLNDIEKETVKFVPNFDDSRTEPSVLPATVPQLLVNGSMGIAIGMATNMPPHNLKEVVNAIVYYIDHQDAEIKDLMRYVQGPDFPTAGIIYGKEGIKEAYTTGKGRIKLRARLEVEETKKDREAIVVKELPYGVVKTTLHEKIAELVKQGKIEGVADIRDESSNRAGIRLIIELKKGVATQIVLNQLWKHTDLETTFGIINLALVNGEPKVLNLKELIKYFVDHRVEVITKRTEYDLNQARAKAHILEGLLIAQANIEEVIRIIRESENTDAARTTLMNRFKLSEKQAQAILDMPLKRLTALEKLKIEQELQQLREFIAYCEDLLAHPEKILAVIKDELKKIAEKYGDDRRSEIIGKTNDTEIDEEDLIHDEDVAVSITTQGFIKRVPASSYRTQGRGGVGVQGGKSQGEHYIEHLFVASTKDYLFIFTDRGKAFWMKVHEIPALSKISQGKSIKFILNLAPEEKITSYFTVSEFDPKQSIIMVTKMGTIKKMELKHLENAKKRGILALTLENNDELVAVSPVQTGDDFIMTTASGLALRITEEKIRKMGRAAAGVKGIALDDDDVCVSGNAIHKGESLIVITENGIGKRLSSKQFNVKGRGGKGQIYIKPDNKTGNVVSVKTVGDKDEIMVVTTDDMTIKIKADSIPELGRNAKGVKIVNISDGARVSDLAVVPADSEEKK is encoded by the coding sequence ATGGCAGTAAAAAAGAATAAAGAAGATAATTCAGAAGAAAGACAATATTCCACACTGACAAAAGATATCTTAAAAAGAGTAGATCATATTTCAATAGAAAATGAATTAAGAGAATCTTATTTAACTTATGCTATGAGCGTTATCGTATCTAGGGCATTACCTGATGTAAGAGATGGTTTAAAACCTGTTCATAGAAGAATCTTATATGCTATGTATGATGCTAATCTTACCCATGACAAGCCGTACAAGAAATCGGCTGCTACAGTAGGAGAAGTTTTGGCTCGTTATCACCCGCATGGAGATGCTGCAGTTTACGGAACTATGGTAAGAATGGCACAGGATTTCTCTATGCGTTATTTACTTGTAGACGGACAGGGTAATTTTGGTTCTATAGATGATGACCCTCCTGCTGCAATGCGTTATACTGAAGCAAGAATGACTCGTTTTGCAGAAGAAATGCTTAATGATATAGAAAAAGAAACTGTTAAATTCGTACCGAACTTCGATGATTCCAGAACTGAACCTTCTGTACTTCCTGCTACAGTCCCTCAGCTTTTAGTCAATGGAAGTATGGGTATTGCTATTGGTATGGCTACTAATATGCCGCCTCATAACTTAAAAGAGGTTGTAAATGCTATAGTTTATTATATAGATCATCAGGATGCAGAAATTAAAGATTTGATGCGTTATGTACAAGGTCCTGACTTCCCTACTGCTGGTATTATATATGGTAAAGAGGGTATTAAAGAGGCTTATACTACAGGAAAAGGACGAATAAAGCTAAGAGCCAGACTTGAAGTAGAAGAAACTAAGAAAGACAGAGAGGCTATAGTAGTTAAAGAGCTTCCTTACGGAGTTGTAAAAACTACTCTTCATGAAAAAATAGCTGAATTAGTAAAACAAGGCAAAATTGAAGGTGTAGCAGATATTAGAGATGAATCAAGCAACAGAGCAGGTATTCGTCTTATAATAGAACTTAAAAAAGGTGTTGCCACACAAATAGTGCTTAATCAGTTATGGAAGCATACTGATTTGGAAACTACTTTCGGTATAATAAATCTTGCATTAGTTAATGGCGAACCTAAAGTTTTAAATTTAAAAGAGCTTATAAAATATTTTGTTGACCACAGAGTTGAGGTTATCACAAAAAGAACAGAATATGATTTGAATCAAGCCAGGGCTAAAGCTCATATATTAGAAGGCTTACTAATAGCTCAGGCTAATATTGAAGAGGTTATAAGAATAATAAGAGAAAGCGAAAATACTGATGCTGCAAGAACCACTCTTATGAACAGATTCAAACTTTCAGAAAAACAGGCTCAGGCTATACTTGACATGCCTCTCAAACGCTTAACTGCTTTAGAAAAATTAAAAATAGAACAGGAATTACAGCAATTAAGAGAATTTATAGCTTATTGTGAGGACTTGCTTGCCCACCCAGAAAAAATACTTGCTGTTATTAAAGATGAGCTTAAAAAAATAGCAGAAAAATATGGTGATGACAGAAGAAGCGAGATAATAGGAAAAACTAATGATACTGAAATAGATGAAGAAGATTTGATACATGATGAAGATGTAGCAGTATCTATAACTACTCAGGGATTCATTAAAAGAGTGCCAGCTTCAAGCTATCGTACACAAGGCAGAGGCGGTGTAGGTGTTCAGGGCGGAAAATCTCAAGGCGAACACTATATAGAACATCTATTTGTTGCTTCTACTAAAGACTATTTATTTATATTCACAGATAGAGGTAAGGCTTTCTGGATGAAGGTGCATGAAATACCTGCTTTAAGTAAGATATCTCAGGGTAAAAGTATTAAATTTATACTTAATTTAGCACCTGAAGAAAAAATTACAAGCTACTTTACAGTATCAGAGTTTGATCCTAAACAGTCTATTATTATGGTTACTAAAATGGGTACTATAAAGAAAATGGAATTAAAGCATCTTGAGAATGCCAAAAAAAGAGGAATACTTGCTTTAACATTAGAAAATAATGATGAATTAGTTGCAGTTTCACCTGTACAAACAGGAGATGATTTCATTATGACTACTGCTTCAGGACTTGCTTTAAGAATCACTGAAGAGAAGATTAGAAAAATGGGAAGAGCAGCAGCTGGTGTTAAAGGTATTGCATTAGATGATGATGATGTTTGCGTATCAGGAAATGCTATACATAAGGGAGAATCATTAATCGTTATTACAGAAAATGGTATAGGTAAAAGACTTTCTTCAAAACAGTTTAATGTTAAAGGAAGAGGAGGAAAAGGACAGATTTATATTAAGCCGGACAATAAAACAGGAAATGTTGTCAGCGTAAAAACTGTAGGTGATAAAGATGAAATAATGGTTGTTACTACTGATGACATGACTATAAAGATTAAAGCTGATTCTATACCTGAACTTGGAAGGAATGCTAAGGGTGTAAAAATCGTTAATATTTCTGACGGAGCTAGGGTAAGCGATTTAGCTGTTGTACCTGCTGATAGTGAAGAAAAAAAATAA
- a CDS encoding PepSY-like domain-containing protein — protein MDTTIKLPYGAEIFIKSKFLKAQIVEIEKIDNIFKVELDNEVFITFDENGNWISINSEKRLPEDVIPDIVQKKINKLKRFETKYKYENLDINEIRKIINSYRVILDHYLEMHIYSN, from the coding sequence ATGGATACTACAATAAAACTGCCTTATGGTGCCGAAATATTTATAAAGAGTAAATTTCTTAAAGCACAAATAGTAGAAATCGAAAAAATAGATAATATTTTTAAAGTAGAACTTGATAATGAAGTATTTATCACATTTGATGAAAATGGTAATTGGATTTCTATTAATAGTGAAAAAAGGCTTCCTGAAGATGTTATTCCTGATATAGTTCAAAAGAAAATAAATAAATTAAAAAGATTTGAAACAAAATATAAATATGAGAATTTAGATATTAATGAAATAAGGAAAATCATTAATTCATATAGAGTAATATTAGATCATTATTTGGAAATGCATATATACAGCAATTAA
- a CDS encoding ABC transporter ATP-binding protein: protein MNIKIINVSKVFPLGVNQFNACEDISLDINQGDFISFVGHTGSGKSTLLSIIGGILKPTSGTIYYDSFKLNGANEDVLASFRREYFSYIFQYPVIIPTISVIDNILMPLSFKHKITEEKINQTKENIELFALKDKTYSKASDLSGGEMKKVAILRALAYGCKCLIADEPTSDLDPASTKTLMEILTTINKQGTSIIMVTHAHNIAAYANNVYEMSNGKIVRCLK, encoded by the coding sequence ATGAATATAAAAATAATCAATGTATCAAAGGTTTTCCCTTTGGGAGTTAATCAATTTAATGCCTGCGAAGATATTAGTTTGGACATCAATCAAGGGGATTTTATAAGTTTTGTAGGACATACAGGAAGCGGAAAAAGTACATTGCTAAGTATAATAGGTGGAATACTTAAACCTACTAGCGGAACTATATATTATGATTCTTTCAAATTAAATGGAGCTAATGAAGATGTTCTTGCAAGTTTTAGACGAGAATATTTTTCTTATATATTTCAATATCCTGTTATTATACCAACTATAAGCGTTATTGATAATATATTAATGCCTTTATCTTTTAAACATAAAATTACAGAAGAAAAAATAAATCAGACTAAGGAAAATATAGAATTATTTGCTCTTAAAGATAAAACATATTCTAAAGCATCTGATCTCTCAGGCGGTGAAATGAAAAAGGTTGCTATATTAAGAGCATTGGCTTACGGCTGTAAATGCTTAATAGCTGATGAGCCTACAAGCGATCTTGATCCTGCAAGTACAAAAACTCTTATGGAAATATTGACAACTATTAATAAACAAGGAACTAGCATCATTATGGTTACACATGCCCATAATATAGCAGCTTATGCTAATAATGTTTATGAGATGTCTAATGGTAAAATAGTTCGCTGTTTGAAATGA
- a CDS encoding response regulator produces MSTSPLGYNTKTGKPYKVMIIDDSSTIRIAERKILLSENFDVILEADGAMDALTKLREAEDKPDIIMTDFEMPQMNGIDLLKRIRALNIDSKIIVVTSYANKGVLMEFLKLKVDGYIVKPVQRQTMIYHLARVIGREDYLK; encoded by the coding sequence ATGTCAACTTCACCATTAGGATATAATACTAAAACAGGAAAACCATATAAAGTAATGATTATAGATGATTCTAGTACTATAAGGATAGCTGAAAGAAAGATATTATTATCTGAAAACTTTGATGTAATATTGGAAGCTGACGGTGCTATGGATGCTTTAACAAAACTTAGAGAAGCAGAAGATAAACCGGATATAATAATGACGGATTTTGAAATGCCGCAGATGAATGGAATTGATTTGCTTAAAAGGATTAGAGCATTGAATATAGACTCCAAGATAATAGTTGTTACTTCTTATGCAAATAAAGGCGTATTAATGGAGTTCTTAAAATTAAAAGTAGACGGATATATTGTAAAGCCTGTTCAGCGTCAGACTATGATATATCATTTAGCTAGGGTAATAGGAAGAGAAGATTATTTAAAATAA
- a CDS encoding RluA family pseudouridine synthase — MKIIYEDDYFIAIDKEAGIEADSNLINIIKKEYNHIDSLYLVHRIDKFTSGILILARDEKTKKYFEESFKNKTINKVYHAIVQGRVKKDNGTIDVSIGIDKKNPNKRIPLSVKDGGESAVTHYKVLKILNEHTLLELKPLTGRTHQIRVHLSYIGHPIIGDKIYSKNADIYKMKGFALIAKEVDFVHPITKKDIKIDIKYNKEFLIRLKLLERVKK; from the coding sequence ATGAAAATTATTTATGAAGATGATTATTTCATTGCCATTGATAAAGAAGCAGGTATTGAGGCGGATAGTAATTTGATAAATATAATAAAAAAAGAATATAATCATATTGATAGTTTATATTTAGTTCATAGAATAGATAAATTTACTTCAGGAATACTTATTCTTGCTAGAGATGAGAAAACTAAAAAATATTTTGAAGAATCTTTTAAAAATAAAACCATTAATAAAGTGTATCATGCCATAGTTCAGGGAAGAGTGAAAAAAGATAATGGTACAATAGATGTATCAATAGGAATTGATAAAAAAAATCCTAATAAAAGAATACCTCTCTCAGTAAAAGACGGAGGAGAATCAGCAGTAACTCATTATAAAGTTCTAAAAATATTAAATGAACATACTTTACTTGAATTAAAACCTTTAACAGGCAGAACGCATCAGATAAGAGTGCATCTTTCATATATAGGACATCCAATAATAGGAGACAAAATATATTCAAAAAATGCTGATATTTATAAAATGAAAGGTTTTGCTTTAATAGCAAAAGAGGTTGATTTTGTTCACCCTATCACAAAAAAAGATATAAAGATAGATATAAAATATAATAAAGAGTTTTTAATTAGGCTTAAGCTCCTTGAAAGGGTTAAAAAATAA